From the genome of Eucalyptus grandis isolate ANBG69807.140 chromosome 2, ASM1654582v1, whole genome shotgun sequence, one region includes:
- the LOC104432915 gene encoding pre-mRNA-splicing factor SLU7-A: MATASVAFKSREDHRKQIELEEARKAGLAPAEVDEDGKEINPHIPQYMSSAPWYLNAERPSLKHQRKWKSDPNYTKSWYDRGAKNFQADKYRKGACQNCGAMTHDSKACMERPRKVGAKYTNTHIAPDEKIETFELDYDGKRDRWNGYDASSYALVIERYEARDNARRKYLKEQQLKKLEEKNNNQNGEDGEEDDDEEDDDDDDLRVDEAKVDESKQMDFAKVEKRVRTTGGGSTGTVRNLRIREDTAKYLLNLDVNSAHYDPKTRSMREDPLPDADPNEKFYGGDNQYRNSGQALEFKQLNIHAWEAFEKGQDIHMQSAPSQAELLYKNYKVIKEKLKYQTKDTILERYGNAAAEEELPRELLLGQSEREVEYDRAGRIIKGQESALPRSKYEEDIFINNHTCVWGSWWKDHQWGYKCCKQTIRNSYCTGTAGIEAAEAVNELMQSNIARKGATEDVAAPVEEKRLATWGTDVPDDLELDQKLLAEALKKEDIRKREEKDERKRKYNVRWEDEVTAEEMEAYRMKKIHHDDPMKAFLS; this comes from the exons ATGGCGACGGCTTCTG TGGCTTTTAAATCTAGGGAGGACCACAGGAAACAGATTGAATTGGAAGAAGCACGAAAAGCCGGACTCGCTCCAGCTGAGGTTGATGAAGATGGCAAGGAAATTAATCCTCATATTCCGCAGTACATGTCGTCTGCGCCATGGTATCTCAATGCCGAGAGACCT agcttgaaacatcaaaggaaatgGAAATCAGATCCAAATTACACAAAATCTTGGTATGACAGAGGCGCAAAAAATTTTCAGGCTGACAAGTACCGGAAAGGTGCATGCCAGAA CTGTGGTGCCATGACTCATGATTCGAAGGCATGCATGGAAAGACCCCGGAAAGTGGGAGCCAAATATACAAACACACACATTGCACCTGATGAAAAGATAGAGACCTTTGAGCTTGACTATGATGGTAAGAGAGACCGGTGGAATGGCTATGACGCGTCAAGCTATGCTCTTGTGATTGAGAGATATGAAGCTAGGGATAATGCTCGAAGAAAATATCTTAAGGAACAACAGCTGAAGAAATTAGAGGAGAAGAACAATAACCAAAATGGTGAGGATGgtgaggaagatgatgatgaggaagatgatgatgatgacgacttAAGAGTGGATGAGGCAAAGGTCGATGAAAGCAAGCAGATGGACTTTGCAAAGGTTGAGAAGCGTGTTCGCACAACAGGTGGTGGAAGTACTGGAACTGTTAG GAACCTTCGTATTCGGGAGGATACGGCAAAGTACCTTCTGAATCTAGATGTCAATTCAGCTCACTATGATCCTAAAACTCGGTCCATGCGTGAGGATCCCCTCCCAGATGCTGATCCAAATGAGAAGTTTTATGGG GGTGATAACCAATACAGGAATAGCGGTCAAGCTCTTGAATTTAAGCAGCTTAATATACATGCTTGGGAAGCATTTGAGAAAGGGCAAGACATCCACATGCAATCAGCGCCATCTCAAGCTGAGTTGCTTTACAAGAATTATAAAGTtattaaggaaaaattgaagtatCAAACAAAGGATACCATCCTGGAGAGGTATGGCAATGCAGCTGCAGAGGAAGAGCTCCCAAGAGAGCTGCTCTTGGGACAGAGTGAGAGAGAAGTGGAATATGATCGTGCTGGTAGGATCATTAAGGGGCAG GAGTCAGCACTGCCCAGAAGCAAGTATGAGgaagatatttttattaataaccACACTTGTGTTTGGGGTTCATGGTGGAAGGATCATCAATGGGGCTACAAGTGCTGCAAACAGACTATCAGAAATAGCTACTGTACGGGCACTGCTGGAATTGAAGCCGCCGAGGCAGTAAATGAACTAATGCAATCAAatattgctcgaaaaggggccACAGAAG ATGTAGCTGCCCCAGTGGAGGAGAAGAGGCTGGCTACCTGGGGAACTGATGTCCCTGATGATTTGGAGTTGGACCAGAAACTTCTTGCTGAAGCACTTAAGAAG GAGGATATAAGAAAGCGAGAAGAGAAAGATGAAAGGAAGCGCAAGTACAATGTCAGATGGGAGGATGAG GTTACTGCTGAGGAGATGGAGGCGTATCGGATGAAGAAGATACACCATGATGATCCAATGAAAGCCTTTCTCAGCTAG